The following coding sequences are from one Granulicella sp. L56 window:
- the bamA gene encoding outer membrane protein assembly factor BamA, which produces MRIFTVNRESGSSLKSKTKPVCTRSSRSRIAQAVLFFSLAALTGPALMAQTNAATTPTAEQGVQTLCQPEVIGNRRIPKESVLARLFSHQNDLYDPAVVERDFNSLWNTGYFDNIRIERQDTPKCVQLIIYVKEKPTIKELLYKGLSSVSQSDVLEAFKKAKVGLSVESQYDPTKIKRAETVIKEMLAAHGHQFATVTETIKTIPPAGVSVTFNVKEGPTVKVGKIEFTGNTALNDRTLRRAMKNLKPIGVPHSIILENLFARTFDATKLDEDTERVRQAYRDRGYFKALTSEPTTHIRNAGGLNPFTLRPSKGKRVDILMPVEEGERYRLGGITFSGNKAVTNLKVLRAQFVQKDGEWFDATKFQKGIDQLRKSYGELGYINMVGSPVPRMDEAKKLIFLDIEIDEGKPFYVSRIEFTGNTITRDKVIRRELLLEEGQVYNSRLWDLSILRLNQLNYFDTLKADQDSESRQNADDGTVDLLLKLKEKGKNSIGLNGGISGLSGTFIGLNYSTNNFLGLGETLSVQANIGDLSRNLSFGFTEPYLHNKPISLGVQVFTQKYDYNPAKSYGISKGQSDNLTNAQQSLLTNYNTATTGLTVTTSEPLRHLWTRTGVTRVGLSYALSRASVSTFNDNTRNVFQSLAFRSGVQGPNQLNGIVTSVVTPSFTFSSLDRSVGPHSGKDFNVDISVAGIGGNVKYYSPAMSYRQFFPMKGLKVNREGHNVLGYRIQFAHTSGFGGDVAPPTNRIYSGGDQDLRGFDVRSAGPYTFIPTRVMFNLTNPDGNPVPIDPTNPTLGTIKIPLPVYRMVSIGGDTSLTSNLEYRIPIISQVSFAFFTDFNLTFDAQANQLRQSVAGQSVISGASYGCPTFVNGSCFGGQSVAFPDRLHVVPGTNFVPRMSNGAYLQVVLPIVNAPFQIYYAYNPLRLYKTVPQQLAVPNSGAGNKFQSFFPNSDAGLFTYQQAVQYYGADYLLREPRKTFRLTVSTSF; this is translated from the coding sequence GCCGTGCTCTTTTTCTCCCTTGCCGCCTTGACCGGGCCAGCGCTGATGGCGCAGACCAATGCTGCCACGACTCCCACCGCGGAGCAGGGAGTGCAGACGCTGTGCCAGCCGGAAGTGATCGGCAACCGGCGCATCCCCAAGGAATCGGTTCTGGCCCGGCTGTTCAGCCACCAGAACGACCTTTACGACCCAGCGGTCGTGGAGCGGGACTTCAACTCCCTGTGGAACACGGGGTACTTTGACAATATCCGGATCGAGCGGCAGGATACGCCGAAGTGCGTTCAGCTCATCATCTATGTCAAGGAAAAGCCGACCATCAAGGAGCTTCTCTACAAGGGCCTGAGTTCGGTCTCGCAGTCGGACGTGCTCGAGGCCTTCAAGAAGGCCAAGGTCGGTCTCTCGGTCGAGAGCCAGTATGACCCCACCAAGATCAAGCGGGCCGAGACCGTCATCAAGGAGATGCTGGCCGCGCATGGCCACCAGTTCGCCACCGTCACCGAGACCATCAAGACCATTCCGCCTGCGGGCGTCTCGGTCACCTTCAACGTGAAGGAAGGCCCGACCGTCAAGGTGGGCAAGATCGAGTTCACCGGCAACACCGCCCTGAACGACCGTACCCTGCGCCGGGCGATGAAGAACCTGAAGCCGATCGGGGTACCGCACTCCATCATCCTCGAAAACCTCTTTGCCCGGACCTTCGACGCCACCAAGCTCGACGAAGATACCGAGCGCGTTCGCCAGGCCTATCGCGACCGTGGCTACTTCAAGGCACTGACCTCCGAGCCCACGACCCATATTCGCAACGCGGGCGGGCTCAACCCCTTCACCCTGCGGCCCTCTAAGGGCAAGCGCGTCGACATCCTGATGCCGGTCGAAGAGGGTGAGCGCTACCGTCTGGGCGGCATTACCTTCTCCGGCAACAAGGCGGTGACCAATCTAAAGGTCCTGCGGGCGCAGTTTGTGCAGAAAGACGGCGAATGGTTTGACGCCACCAAGTTCCAGAAGGGCATCGACCAGTTGCGCAAGTCCTACGGCGAGCTGGGATACATCAACATGGTCGGATCGCCGGTCCCGCGTATGGACGAAGCCAAGAAGCTGATCTTCCTGGATATCGAGATCGACGAAGGCAAGCCCTTCTACGTGTCGCGCATCGAGTTCACCGGCAACACCATCACCCGTGACAAGGTCATCCGCCGCGAGCTGCTGCTCGAAGAGGGCCAGGTCTACAACTCCCGACTTTGGGACCTCTCCATCCTGCGCCTGAACCAGTTGAACTACTTCGACACGCTGAAGGCCGATCAGGACTCCGAGAGCCGCCAGAATGCGGATGACGGAACCGTCGATCTGCTGCTGAAGCTCAAAGAGAAGGGCAAGAACTCCATCGGTCTGAACGGCGGCATCAGCGGCCTGTCAGGGACCTTTATCGGGTTGAACTATTCAACCAACAACTTCCTTGGACTGGGCGAGACGCTCTCGGTGCAGGCGAACATCGGCGACCTGTCGCGCAACCTGAGCTTCGGCTTCACCGAGCCTTACCTGCACAACAAGCCGATCTCGCTGGGAGTACAGGTATTCACGCAGAAGTACGATTACAACCCTGCCAAGAGCTATGGCATTTCAAAGGGCCAGTCGGACAATCTGACCAACGCGCAGCAGTCCTTGTTGACGAACTACAACACCGCGACCACCGGCTTGACGGTGACGACGAGCGAACCGCTGCGGCATCTGTGGACGCGCACCGGCGTGACCCGCGTCGGCTTGTCCTACGCGCTGTCGCGGGCATCGGTCTCGACGTTCAACGACAACACGCGCAATGTGTTCCAGTCGCTGGCCTTCCGTTCCGGCGTTCAGGGGCCGAACCAGTTGAATGGCATCGTGACCTCGGTGGTGACGCCGAGCTTCACCTTCTCGAGCCTCGACCGCTCGGTCGGGCCGCATAGCGGCAAGGACTTCAACGTCGATATCTCGGTCGCGGGCATCGGCGGCAACGTCAAGTACTACTCCCCGGCGATGAGCTATCGCCAGTTCTTCCCGATGAAGGGTCTGAAGGTCAACCGCGAAGGCCACAATGTGCTCGGCTACCGCATCCAGTTCGCACATACGTCGGGCTTTGGCGGCGATGTTGCTCCGCCGACGAACCGCATCTATAGCGGCGGCGATCAGGACCTTCGCGGCTTCGACGTCCGCTCGGCCGGGCCGTATACCTTTATTCCCACGCGGGTGATGTTCAACCTGACCAACCCCGACGGCAATCCGGTTCCCATCGATCCGACCAACCCGACGCTGGGGACGATCAAAATCCCGCTGCCGGTGTACCGCATGGTCTCGATCGGCGGCGACACCAGCTTGACTAGCAACCTGGAGTACCGCATCCCGATCATCAGCCAGGTTTCGTTCGCGTTCTTCACCGACTTCAACCTGACCTTCGACGCGCAGGCGAACCAGTTGCGGCAGAGCGTTGCCGGCCAGTCGGTCATCTCCGGAGCGTCATACGGCTGCCCCACGTTCGTCAACGGCTCCTGCTTTGGCGGCCAGTCGGTGGCGTTCCCGGACAGGCTGCATGTGGTCCCGGGCACCAACTTCGTGCCGCGTATGTCGAACGGTGCTTACCTTCAGGTGGTTCTGCCGATTGTGAACGCGCCGTTCCAGATCTACTATGCGTACAATCCGCTGCGCCTCTACAAGACCGTACCGCAGCAGCTTGCGGTGCCGAACTCGGGTGCGGGCAACAAGTTCCAGAGCTTCTTCCCGAACTCGGACGCGGGCTTGTTCACCTACCAGCAGGCGGTGCAGTACTACGGGGCGGACTACCTCCTCCGCGAGCCGCGCAAGACCTTCCGCCTGACGGTCAGCACGAGCTTCTAG
- a CDS encoding OsmC family protein, protein MERSASAVWHGSLKEGKGTISTQSGTLKETQYSFATRFAEGVGTNPEELIAAAHAGCFSMALSAQLTEAGLVPDSIETTALLTLDLHGEGPTITKIHLTTKAKVPGADKAKFDELANKAKAGCPVSKVLKAAEITLDATLV, encoded by the coding sequence ATGGAACGCAGCGCAAGCGCAGTCTGGCATGGCAGTTTGAAAGAGGGCAAGGGGACCATCTCGACCCAGAGCGGCACCCTGAAGGAGACGCAGTACAGCTTCGCCACCCGGTTCGCCGAGGGCGTCGGAACCAACCCTGAAGAGTTGATCGCGGCGGCCCACGCTGGCTGCTTCAGCATGGCGCTGAGTGCGCAGTTGACCGAAGCCGGTCTCGTTCCCGACTCCATCGAGACGACCGCCCTGCTCACGCTCGACCTGCATGGCGAAGGGCCCACCATCACCAAAATTCACCTGACCACTAAGGCAAAAGTTCCCGGCGCCGACAAGGCGAAGTTCGACGAGCTGGCCAATAAGGCCAAGGCCGGATGCCCGGTCTCGAAGGTGCTGAAGGCGGCGGAGATTACGCTGGACGCGACCCTGGTCTAA
- a CDS encoding esterase family protein — translation MLRLLSIAFLSSLMVGAVPAMAQSVTQSVAPASPAAAHPARPTPPTRDPHTPGYVTAKELPDGTNPPADTDGNFIIGSTHNPAPEMSVQPGVPQGTVSEFVMQSADSKLYPGIAREPDTFGTPDPADPAKLIMTTSHPAAYTRRVEVYVPKQYVPGTAAPFIVGTDGPDRALFTALDNLIAEHKVPVMIAISISNGSGDAQGSERGLEYDTMSGRYAEFVEKEVLPLVETKFHVKLTADPDGRATMGGSSGGSCALIMAWYHPEWYHRVLTYSGTYVNQQWPHNAESPHGAWEFHEHLIPDSPAKPLRLWMEVGDRDLFNPNVMRDNMHDWVVANEDMAKVLAAKGYHYQFVFARNAGHTDHAVKQQTLAEALEYLWQGYPIAGTKH, via the coding sequence ATGCTTCGTCTTCTGAGCATCGCATTTTTGAGCAGCCTGATGGTTGGCGCGGTTCCCGCAATGGCCCAATCTGTAACCCAGTCTGTGGCTCCGGCCTCACCCGCCGCGGCACATCCCGCGCGTCCCACTCCGCCTACCCGCGATCCACACACGCCGGGCTATGTCACAGCTAAAGAGCTGCCCGACGGCACGAACCCTCCCGCCGACACCGATGGAAACTTCATCATCGGGTCGACCCACAACCCCGCGCCGGAGATGTCGGTGCAGCCGGGCGTGCCGCAGGGAACGGTGTCCGAGTTCGTCATGCAATCGGCGGACAGTAAGCTCTACCCCGGCATCGCGCGTGAGCCTGACACCTTCGGCACGCCTGACCCCGCCGATCCGGCCAAGCTGATCATGACGACCAGCCATCCGGCTGCCTACACGCGCCGCGTGGAGGTCTATGTGCCCAAACAATATGTTCCCGGCACCGCGGCTCCCTTCATCGTCGGGACGGACGGCCCCGACCGCGCGCTCTTCACCGCGCTCGACAACCTGATCGCCGAGCACAAGGTTCCGGTGATGATCGCCATCTCCATCAGCAATGGCAGCGGCGACGCCCAGGGCAGCGAGCGCGGCCTGGAGTACGACACCATGTCGGGCCGGTACGCCGAGTTCGTCGAGAAGGAAGTGCTGCCTCTGGTCGAGACAAAGTTCCACGTGAAACTGACCGCCGATCCGGATGGCCGCGCGACCATGGGCGGAAGCTCCGGCGGCTCCTGCGCCCTCATCATGGCGTGGTATCACCCGGAGTGGTATCACCGCGTACTCACCTACTCGGGCACCTATGTGAACCAGCAATGGCCGCACAATGCCGAGAGCCCGCACGGCGCATGGGAGTTTCATGAGCACCTCATCCCCGACTCTCCCGCGAAGCCGCTGCGCCTCTGGATGGAGGTCGGCGACCGCGACCTCTTCAACCCCAACGTCATGCGCGACAACATGCACGACTGGGTGGTCGCCAATGAGGACATGGCAAAAGTGCTCGCAGCCAAGGGCTATCACTATCAGTTCGTCTTCGCCCGCAACGCAGGCCACACCGACCACGCGGTGAAACAGCAGACGCTGGCCGAGGCGCTCGAATATCTATGGCAGGGCTATCCCATCGCGGGGACAAAGCATTGA
- a CDS encoding cation diffusion facilitator family transporter → MHMVATPNRKMQRVLQFSMGLTLAYVVATFVFGIRAHSLALISEAGHNVSDLLAIVLSFVAVYFQARPATEEKTFGYQRAGVLAAFVNALTLIVLAAWIAIAAIHRLSTPVAVQPRLMMYVAAAGVVMNGTVATLLWRFSGDVNIRSVFLHMLGDTLSTAAVIVGGAAILFTGMTWIDPVLSIIIAAMILWSSVGIVRETLNILLEGTPRNLQLGAVREAMQSVPGVVNVHDLHIWSLGSQSRALASHVTIPEMPMSECSSILEAINCALRDRFHIHHTTIQFETRGCETTHGCSAPPELEAVGAHDHHHGHSH, encoded by the coding sequence ATGCACATGGTCGCCACCCCTAACCGCAAGATGCAGCGCGTCCTGCAGTTTTCCATGGGGCTGACCCTCGCTTATGTCGTCGCGACCTTCGTCTTCGGCATCCGCGCTCATTCGCTGGCCCTTATCTCTGAGGCCGGGCACAACGTCTCCGACCTGCTGGCCATCGTCCTCTCGTTTGTCGCTGTCTACTTTCAGGCGCGGCCTGCTACGGAAGAGAAGACCTTTGGCTACCAGCGCGCCGGTGTGCTCGCTGCCTTCGTCAATGCGCTCACGCTGATCGTGCTCGCCGCATGGATCGCCATCGCCGCCATCCACCGCCTCAGCACGCCGGTTGCGGTGCAGCCGAGACTGATGATGTATGTCGCGGCGGCGGGTGTAGTGATGAACGGTACGGTGGCCACGCTGCTGTGGCGCTTCTCAGGCGACGTCAATATCCGCAGTGTCTTTCTGCACATGCTGGGCGATACGCTCTCGACCGCCGCGGTCATCGTCGGCGGCGCGGCGATCCTGTTTACCGGCATGACGTGGATCGACCCGGTGCTCTCGATCATCATCGCCGCCATGATCCTGTGGAGTTCAGTCGGCATCGTCCGCGAGACACTGAATATTTTGCTCGAAGGCACGCCGCGCAATCTTCAGTTAGGCGCGGTGCGCGAGGCCATGCAATCGGTTCCGGGAGTGGTCAACGTCCACGATCTGCATATCTGGTCGCTCGGCTCGCAGTCGCGCGCGCTGGCCAGCCATGTGACGATTCCGGAGATGCCGATGTCGGAGTGCAGCAGCATCCTCGAAGCCATCAACTGCGCCCTGCGCGACCGCTTCCACATCCACCATACGACGATTCAGTTTGAGACCCGGGGCTGCGAGACCACGCATGGCTGCAGCGCTCCGCCGGAGCTGGAAGCTGTCGGCGCACACGACCACCACCACGGCCACTCGCACTGA
- the frr gene encoding ribosome recycling factor, producing the protein MASAMANIEALKGTHQELKTRMEKSVEDFRANLLSARTGRANVHMLDQIRVDYFGTETPIAQMGQVSTPEPTLILVSPYDMGMVSAIEKAIRTSGTGLNPMSDGKVIRVPVPPMTEERRKDVVKQLNKTLEDHKTAIRSIRRDGNDQIKKAAKDKLISADDEKRANEEVQQLTDTEIKRIEELFKAKEKEVMTI; encoded by the coding sequence ATGGCATCGGCGATGGCGAATATCGAGGCACTCAAGGGAACGCACCAGGAATTGAAGACGCGGATGGAGAAGTCGGTCGAGGACTTCCGGGCGAACCTGCTCTCAGCGCGTACCGGGCGGGCGAATGTCCACATGCTCGACCAGATTCGGGTGGACTACTTCGGCACCGAAACCCCGATCGCCCAGATGGGCCAGGTCAGTACCCCGGAGCCGACGCTCATTCTGGTCTCGCCCTACGACATGGGCATGGTCTCGGCCATCGAGAAGGCCATCCGCACCTCGGGGACCGGTCTGAACCCGATGTCTGACGGCAAGGTGATCCGCGTTCCTGTGCCTCCCATGACCGAGGAGCGGCGCAAGGACGTGGTCAAGCAGTTGAACAAGACGCTCGAAGACCACAAGACCGCCATCCGCAGCATCCGGCGCGACGGCAACGACCAGATCAAGAAGGCAGCCAAGGACAAGCTCATCTCCGCCGACGACGAGAAGCGCGCCAACGAAGAGGTGCAGCAGTTGACCGACACCGAGATCAAGCGCATCGAGGAGCTGTTCAAGGCCAAAGAAAAAGAAGTCATGACCATCTGA